One genomic segment of Sanyastnella coralliicola includes these proteins:
- a CDS encoding gliding motility-associated C-terminal domain-containing protein, whose translation MTRFTTILILCLLSGFQTLAQDCGSPTLLCAETSNPDSLTNAAPVAFSCMDALYTNYYSFSTNTNANNTGNVTLSVSGIDCMTNGGNDTIQAIIVEIPAGGDPCQPISYVQVSDCLSDTLDFSLESDDLSANTDYIVILGTNHDPANGPCDFNVSIDGPAVDINACCDQEISLGQSATINASGAEAIPGYSWSPALTLDTAIGNEVVAIPNETTEYTVTGFVGDCEVTDIVTIIVGPPVGIPNTITPNGDEINDLWKISGISDFPNAQITVFDRWGQVVFKDIGYAEPWDGTNRGKRLPTATYYYVIELNSTDIQIDPITGAITLVH comes from the coding sequence ATGACCAGATTTACAACAATACTCATCCTGTGTCTTTTGAGTGGTTTTCAGACCCTTGCTCAAGACTGTGGATCGCCTACGCTACTTTGCGCAGAAACTTCAAACCCGGATTCGCTGACGAATGCGGCTCCTGTTGCTTTCAGCTGCATGGATGCCCTCTACACGAATTACTACAGTTTCTCTACGAACACCAATGCCAACAACACAGGCAATGTCACGCTTTCAGTGAGTGGCATCGATTGCATGACCAATGGTGGCAATGACACGATCCAAGCGATCATCGTAGAAATACCAGCAGGAGGTGACCCGTGTCAACCGATTAGCTACGTTCAGGTTTCTGACTGCTTATCGGATACACTTGACTTTTCCTTAGAAAGTGATGACCTCTCGGCGAACACCGACTACATCGTGATTCTGGGTACGAACCATGACCCAGCGAACGGGCCATGTGACTTCAACGTCAGCATTGACGGTCCAGCGGTGGATATCAACGCATGTTGTGATCAAGAGATTTCCCTCGGACAGAGCGCTACGATTAACGCCAGTGGGGCAGAAGCGATTCCGGGATACTCTTGGAGCCCGGCATTGACACTTGACACTGCTATTGGTAACGAAGTTGTAGCGATTCCAAATGAAACAACGGAGTACACCGTAACAGGTTTTGTTGGTGATTGCGAGGTGACAGACATTGTGACGATCATCGTGGGCCCACCCGTCGGAATCCCGAATACGATCACACCAAACGGCGATGAAATCAACGATCTCTGGAAGATCAGTGGAATCTCTGATTTCCCGAATGCCCAAATCACCGTGTTTGATCGTTGGGGGCAAGTGGTGTTCAAAGACATTGGATACGCTGAACCTTGGGATGGAACAAATCGCGGAAAGAGACTTCCAACAGCGACTTACTACTACGTGATTGAGCTGAATTCAACAGACATTCAAATTGACCCGATTACCGGCGCAATAACACTGGTGCACTAA
- a CDS encoding PorP/SprF family type IX secretion system membrane protein, translated as MKKILLISILALSGLSMNGQQMPLYSHYVLNYLQINPAVAGSQPCLDMKIGYRRQWMGIGEGPRTAFGNIHGSFGKKKHNFHGVGGQVFTDDTGPIGFTGMNGVYAYHMKMNRKYYLSAGIGVGFMQYRIDLGGVVLPDVQVVNDPAFAGSSSEFLFPQIQFGLWLYKEDRFYGFAIHNLTENALSILPGSALRRHYSFAAGRAIEMQDGFMFKPSAHLQYVASSRASIDLTAMFDYKEKVQVGVGFRSESGITGLLRVDLFRYVTLGYAYDFALSRIRFDGRHTHEVVLGIQACAGNEGRAVPCAAYQ; from the coding sequence ATGAAGAAGATTCTGCTCATCAGCATACTAGCGCTTTCAGGCCTCTCAATGAATGGTCAGCAAATGCCGTTGTATTCGCATTACGTCCTGAATTACCTTCAGATCAACCCTGCCGTTGCAGGTTCACAACCATGTCTCGACATGAAGATCGGTTATCGCAGACAATGGATGGGAATTGGCGAAGGACCACGAACAGCTTTTGGTAATATTCACGGGTCTTTCGGAAAGAAGAAACACAACTTCCACGGAGTGGGTGGACAGGTGTTTACAGATGATACCGGTCCGATTGGCTTCACTGGAATGAACGGGGTGTATGCTTATCACATGAAGATGAACCGCAAGTATTACCTCAGCGCAGGTATTGGAGTTGGGTTCATGCAGTACCGGATTGACCTTGGCGGGGTGGTGTTGCCTGATGTTCAGGTGGTGAACGACCCGGCATTTGCAGGGTCATCTAGTGAGTTTTTATTCCCGCAGATTCAATTTGGTCTTTGGTTGTATAAAGAAGATCGTTTCTATGGTTTTGCCATTCACAACTTGACAGAGAACGCCCTTTCGATTCTACCAGGATCTGCATTGAGAAGACACTATTCGTTTGCTGCAGGTAGAGCGATTGAGATGCAAGATGGGTTTATGTTTAAGCCATCAGCTCACTTGCAATACGTGGCTTCTTCACGAGCGTCGATTGACCTCACAGCAATGTTTGATTACAAAGAGAAGGTTCAAGTAGGAGTTGGTTTCCGCAGTGAAAGTGGGATTACCGGACTCCTTCGTGTAGACCTTTTCCGATATGTAACCCTTGGCTATGCGTATGACTTCGCATTGTCGAGAATTAGATTTGACGGGCGTCACACGCATGAAGTAGTGCTTGGAATTCAGGCGTGTGCAGGAAATGAAGGCAGAGCGGTGCCTTGTGCGGCTTATCAATAA